One window of the Paenibacillus beijingensis genome contains the following:
- a CDS encoding MarR family winged helix-turn-helix transcriptional regulator — MVNTHIRGGQMQREKIVELRGMMQQFIRLFGLLEQTRTPCGFSMSLSQVFSLQELEKEPLTITELANRLQLERSSVSRLIDGLVKGGFVSRELNEHNRREVVLTLTGKGTDSIQRLRDQSVEFYGAILGKMPESEQNLFFESFKAFTRSLSEMRRENNEPSAHSER; from the coding sequence ATGGTTAATACACATATTAGAGGTGGACAGATGCAAAGGGAAAAAATTGTGGAGCTTAGGGGTATGATGCAGCAATTCATTCGCTTGTTCGGGTTGTTGGAACAAACAAGAACGCCTTGCGGTTTTTCGATGTCGCTCTCACAAGTCTTCTCTCTTCAAGAACTGGAAAAAGAACCGCTTACGATCACAGAACTTGCGAATAGGCTTCAACTGGAGAGGAGCTCGGTCAGCCGATTGATTGACGGGCTCGTTAAAGGAGGTTTTGTATCAAGGGAATTAAACGAACATAATCGCAGGGAGGTCGTTCTCACTTTAACCGGGAAAGGAACAGACTCCATTCAAAGGCTCCGTGACCAGTCGGTTGAATTTTACGGCGCCATTCTCGGGAAGATGCCGGAATCGGAGCAAAACCTGTTTTTCGAAAGCTTTAAAGCGTTTACACGGTCATTATCTGAAATGAGGAGAGAAAACAATGAACCATCGGCACATTCGGAACGATAA